The DNA window GAGCTGAGCCAGGCCGTCGCCGCGGCCAACGAGTCCCAAGTCGGCATCGATCTCGAATTCGCCGCCGCCCAGGAGAATTCGCAGAACCTCGAGGCCGAGCTTCAGGCCAAATCGGCCGAAGAGCGCGACGGCGCCTTCGCGATGGAACGGCTCTCCCATGAGATGATGGCCTTGCTCCAAAGCCTTTCCGAGCGAGGCAGCCGCAAGGAAGCCGTCCAGCGGCGCAAGGTCGACTTGGCCGGCCGGATCGGGAAGGACCAGGCCGAGATCGACGAGATCGACCGGCTGATCGGCCAGCAGAACGCCAAGCTCCGCGAGATCCACGCCCAGCTCGGCGAGGTTAAGCAATTCAAGCTCGAGCTGATCCAGCAGGGCGACAGCATCGCCTCCAACATCGCCGGCCAGCGCGAGGAGAGGGCCCAGGCCGAGGCCAAGCTCCACGAGCTGAAGGACAAGCTGGCGCTGAAGCGCTCCCGGCTTCATTCGCTCGAGGAGCTGGAGCGCAACTTCGAGGGTTACAAGGACGGCGTCCGCAACGTGATGACCAAGCGGAGCCAGCTCGATCCCGACAGCGCGATTTACGGGACGGTGGCCGACATCGTCGAGACCGACTCGCATTACGAGATGGCGGTCGGCGCGGTCTTGGGCGAGCGCCTCCAGTACGTCGTCGTCAAGAGCCAAGAGGCCGGCGTCGAGGCTTTGCAATATCTCAAGACCGAATCGATGGGCCGGCTCTCCTGCATTCCGCTGGAGGTGCGGGAGGAAGGCGAAGACGCCCATTTCCCTTATGGCGAGGAGCACGGCGTCCTCGGCCCCTTGCAGCATTTCGTCCGGGTGAAGCGCGATTACGACAAGGTCGGGCGCTACCTCTTCGGCGACGTCGTCCTGGTTCAAAACCTCAACCGGGCCCTCGACCTCTGGAGCAGCAACGGCCACCGCAAGACGCTGGTCACGCTCGACGGCGAGGTCGTCGATCCCTCCGGCATCGTCACCGGCGGCTCGCGCGAGGGCGGGGCCCAAGCCATCCTCGAGAAGAAACGCGAGATCAAGGAGCTGCGCCATGAGGTCGGCGTCGTCGAGGCCCAGGTTCGGGAGCAAGTTTCCCAGGTCGAGCGCTGCGGCGCCCGGATCCAGATGCTCGAGCAATCGCTCGAAGCCCTGAAGCGCGATTCCCACAGCGAGGAGCTCAAGATCGTCCACCAGGAGCAGGACTTGAACCACCTCCAGACCGAGCTTCGCCGCCTGACCGAGCGCCGGGACAAGCTCTCGCTCGAGATCTCGGCGGCGATGCAGGAAGAATCGGACTTGGTCCGGGAAATCGAGGAGCTTGAGGCTGAAATTCTCGGGATCGAGACCAAGAAGACCGAGGCTCAGGCCAAGACCGAGGAGACCAAGCTTCGCCAGGCCGAGCTGCGGACGGCTCTCGACCTGCTCCGCCAGCAAACTTTCGAGCAGAAGTCGCGGCTGGCCCTGGTCGCCGAGAAGAAATCCAACCTCGAGCGAGAATTGCAGCGGATGGTCGAGGAGCGGGCCGCGGCCCAGCAGCAGCTCGACGAGCGCCATGCCTCGATCAGCGCCGCCAACCAGCAAGTGGCCCAGCTCAAGCGCGAGATCGAGGAGAGCCGCGAGCTTTTGGCCAAGCTGGTCGTCGAGATCCAGGAACGGGAGGCCAAGGCCGTGGGCCTGCGCGATGAAATCCAAGGCTTGAAGGACCTCATCGCCTCGCTCGAGGCTTCGCTTCGCCAAAACCGGACCCAGGCCGAAGGCCTGCGCCAGGAGCTGCACCAGCGGGTCTTGGGCCTCAGCGAGGGCCGGACCAAGGTTCAGCTCCTCAAGCAGCAGATCTTCGAGCGCTACCACGTCGATTTAGTGGAGAAAGCGCCGGAATTCGCCGAGCGGCCGATCGAGCGCGAAACCCAAGCCGCCAAGGTCGCCGAGCTGCGGGAAAGGCTCGAGAAGATCGGCCCGGTCAATCTGGGTGCCATCGAGGAATACGAGGAGCTCAAGCAGCGCCATGAGTTCATGGACAAGCAGTGCACCGACTTGACCGAGTCGCTGGACGCCCTGCAGCGGGCCCTCAACAAGATCAACCGAACCACCAAGAAGCGCTTCCAAGAAACCTTCGACACCGTCAACCAGCTCTTCCAAGAGGTCTTCCCCAAGCTCTTCAAGGGCGGCAAGGCCGAGCTCTTGCTCACCGACCCCGAGAACATCCTGGAGAGCGGCGTCGAGATCGTCGCGCAGCCCCCGGGCAAGAAGCTCCAGAGCGTTTCGCTGCTCTCGGGCGGCGAGAAGGCCTTGACCGCGGTCAGCTTGGTCTTCGCGATCTTCATCATCAAGCCCTCGCCCTTCTGCTTGCTGGACGAAGTCGACGCTCCGCTCGACGACGCCAACATCGACCGTTTCAACGACATGGTCCGCTCCTTGGTCGACCGGTCGCAGTTCATCCTCATCACCCACAACAAGCGCACGATGGAGATGGCCGACACGCTTTACGGCATCACCATGGAGCAGCCCGGCGTCAGCAAATTAGTCAGTGTTCAATTGCAGTAGCCCTCCCCCCTCGCGGGGGAGGGTGGTTTCGCCCAGCGAAACCGGGAGAGGGGACTAATAAGCGCTCGAGCCGTTGCTGACCCGCGAAGCCCCCCGGAACAGAGCCAGGGCCGCCGCGATCTCGTCGGAGCTGTGGAGGACGCTGCCCAAGGCGCCCCAGCGCTGGGCCATCTCGGGAGTTTTGCCGAGGCTTTGGCCGATCCGATAGCCGCCGTAGGCCAAGCCCAAGCTGATCACGCCGACGCCGAAGTCGGTCGAGGCCTCGCGGAGCGCCGCCCGGTCGTCGGCCCGCCAGGCGGCGACGCCATTCCAAGTGCCGCGCGCGATGAAGACCCCCGAAACTCCGGTGCCGAGCCAAAGGAGGCCGCGGGAGAATGCCCGGGCGTAGGGATTGGGCAGCCAAGCCCCCAGCGCGACGATGGTGCCGACCACGCCGCCGACCACGATGGGGTGCTCGTAGGCGTCGTGTAGCATCCGGCGGCCGCCTCGCGGCAAGCCCAGGATCATTTCGGTGAGGAATTCGCCGGTCGAAATCTCGTGATAGCTCGTCACCCGTTGAATTTCGGCCTCCCGGCGGCGGCGGAAGTCTTCCATCGCGTTGAGCCGGCGGGCCAAGGGCGAGGGCTCGGGCGGGGGCGCCGAAGCTATCGGGATGCTTGGGGTAAAGGGTCGTCGCGGCGGCGGGGTCATGGTGTCGTAGCCTTTCCAAAACAAATGAAAACAATTTTCAAAAATGTAGAAATCCGAATCGGCGCCCCGCGTCAAGAAAAAATTCAAATTTTAAAGGGCTTTTTTGATTTCTGATTGACAGCCGCCAGGCCCTCCACTAGCTAGCGAAAGCTATTTTCAGCTTAGGAGAGCCCATGGAAAAGCGGCGTTTGGATTGGAAGTTCTTGTTCGTTTTCGGCCTCGCGGTCTTGTCGGCCTGCGCTTCGCCGATCGTCCCCGAAGAGGAAGAAGAGGAGGCCGATCCGGCCGAGGTCGCGATCGGCGAGCGGCTGTTCCAGGAAACCCGCTTCGCCCAATTTTTCTTCGCCAATTCGGCCGGCGTGAACCAGGCCCTCGCCGTCGGCGATCCGGTCCTCGACATCAGCGAGACTTTGGCGGCGGCCTTGCCCGGGCCTTTCGCCGGCAAGTCGATGAACTGCGCCGCCTGTCACCTGGTCGACCAGCAGTTGAACGTCAGCGGCGGCGGAATGCGGACCTACACCGATTTCGCCGAGCGCTCTCCGATCCCGGCCCGCGAGGACGGCAAGACCCATGCGCCGCGAAATTCGCCGCCGCTGGTGAACTCGGCCCTGCCGCGGCCCGGCGATCTCTTCCTCCACTTCGACGGCGAGTTCGCGACGATGCCGGATTTGGTCAAGGGGACCCTCACCGGCCGTAATTTCGGCTGGCTGCCGGGCGAAGCCGATACCGCGATCGCCCATGTCGCCAAGATCATCCGCGAGGACGACGGTCTGGGCGACATCGCCCAGAGCTTCGACGGCCTGGCCTATCGGACCCTGCTTACCGGCACCGACCCCAACATTCCGGCTGACTTCCGCCTGCCGCCGGAATTCCGGATCGACGTGGCTTCGGCCAGCGACCAACAGATCTTCGAGGCCGTGGCCAAGCTGGTCTCGGTTTACGTCAATCAATTGATTTTTTCCCAGGATGCCCGGGGCAATTTCAACTTGTCGCCCTTCGATGAGTTCCTGCGGCTCAACGAATTGCCGCGCCAGCCCGAAGCCGGCGAATCCGATCTCGACTACAGCCGCCGGCTGCTCGCGGCGGTCGATAACCTGCCCAATCCGGTTTTCGTGGCCGCCGGCAGCAAGAGCTTCGCTTTCCACGACCAGCCCTTTGAGTTCGGCCCGGCCGAGCTCGAAGGAATGAGGATCTTTTTCCGCGAGCCTTCGGCCTTGCCGCTTCCGCCGACCGAGGTCGCCGGTGGAGGCATCGGCAATTGCATCGCCTGTCACGCCGCGCCGGCCTTCAGCGATTTCAGCTTCCACAACACCGGCGCCACCCAGCGCGAGTATAACGGGCTCCACGGCGACGGCGCCTTCCAGGCGCTTTTCGTTCCGGACTATGCCGCTCGCCAAGCCGATCCCCAGGCATGGTTGCCGGCCTCGGCGCTCTATCCCAACGGGACCGGCGTCTTTTTGAGCATTCCTCAAGCCGACCGGCCCGAGCTGACCGATCTGGGGCTTTGGAACGTCTTCGCCAACGACGCCGTTTCCAAGCCCCAGGCCGGACTGCGCGATCTGCTCTGCCGCCGCTTGAACGACGTCAATTCGCCTTGCACCGCTCAGGAGCTTTTGCCCCTGGCCTTGGCGGCCTTCAAGACGCCGGGGCTCCGCGATCTCGGCCATTCCGATCCCTACATGCATAACGGCAAATTCCCGACTCTCGAGGCGGTGGCTCTCCACTACCTCCAATTCTCGGAGCAGGCTCGGAACGGCGGGATGCGCAATCCGCCGGCCGAGTTCCAGGGCATGGCCCTGCGAGGCGAGAACTTGCCGCTCTTGGTGAAGTTCCTGGATTCGCTGAACGAGGATTACGAGTAGGGGCGGGGGCTTGCTCCCGCCCTTTTGCACGGAGAGGGTTGGGCGGACAGGGCACCCGCAAGGGGTGCCCCTACTTGGTGAAAGGCACGGCGCCGCTGAAGGCGGTTTGCAGCCCCAAGAAAACCTGATTGGAGGCATAGTACTGGCCGTGAACTCCCCGATATCCCATCGAGAGCAGGAAGGATTCGCTGGGATAGTAGCCGGCCGAGAACTCGAGGTGATTCTCGCTGATCGCAATCGGCGGGTTGGCCTCGCTGTCGGCGGTGGTCGACTGGGTGATCCAAGAGTAGGCTCCGCGGAAGAGGAAATTGTCCGGCGCCAGCATCAGGGCCAAGGTCACCGCGCTGCGCTCTTCCACCGCCGAACCTTGAAAACCGCCGTAGCGGTGGGTGAAGCCGAAAACTCCCGAAAACATCCCATACTCCAAAGCCGCGCCGATCCCCTGTCCGTGGACTAGGCCGGGCTGAGACTTGAAGGAGGTGGCTTCGGCCTCGGGCTGGACCGTTCCATAGGCCGCCAAGGTCAGGGTCGGGGCCTCGCTGTGATCCTCCAAGCCTAGAGTCACCAGGCCCTCGAGGATTCCGAAGTGCGAACGGTCCTTGCTCTTGAGATAAGCGACATTGGTCTTGAGCTCGCGGAGGGTGCCTTCGTCATTGTCGATGTGATAGAGCGCTTCGCCGCCGAAGATGCCGAGGTCGGGGACGATATTGGCGAAGTTGGCCGCGACGCTGTAGGCCCGGTTGGTGAGAAGGCCCTCGACCTCGGTCTTCTCGTAATGGTGACGGCCGAGGCGCAGGTAAAAGGAGTCGCGAATCGCGAGACCGCCGCTCAGGGTGAAATTGAAAGGCGGGGTGAGGTCGTAGTGATCGACGCCGAGCGGGGAGGCATCGACGTCGTGCAAGCTGCCTTCGAGGCCGCCTTCAAGGAAGACCGGCTCGTACTCGAGGCCGAGCCCGCCCTCGAGCTTGAAGCCCAAAGGGTAGGTCGTCGTATCCTGAAAGTTGGCCGGAAGAACGCCTACTCCGGCGATGTTCCAGCGAAATTCGTCCCCCATGGCTCCTCTCTCAGACCCTCTTGCCCTTAATTAGTGAAAACAGCTTTCAGCTTATCGCCGGGCGATCGCAAAAGTTTCGCCTTGGTGGGGCGGGCCTGAAGGCCCTTGCTACAATAATGTGGCGAGGGGCTTTAGCCCCGCTTCCTCAGTCCCGCTTCCTCATAATAAAAAACGGGGCCGGCTTTGAAGCCGGGCCCCGTTTTTAGCGGGTTTGTTGGGAAGCTTTTTTTAAGCGTAATAAGCTCGAAGGCCGCGCAAGGCCGACTCGATGCTGGCGCTGGCGAACATCGCATCGTTGAAGCCGATGTCTTCGTCGCTGCCGCCGACTTGAAAATCGTAGGCATAGGCCGCGAAGACGGCGTCGACCGGATCCATGCCGGGTCGGGGATCGAGCTCGGTGACGTCATGGGACTGAAAGACGGCCCGAATGTCTCGCTGCACCGACTCGTCGCGGATGCGTCGCCAGCCTTGGCCGCGGGCCGAGCACTCGGCCATCAGGCTTTGGGCGGCGCTACGGCCACCGCCGGAGTCCAAGCGGCCGATGGTTTCCTGCAGCTGGTTGTAGGCGGCCCGGCTTTCGTTGGCCGCGATCAGCCGATCGCCGTCGGCCGCCCGATTGAGGGCGGCGATGGCCAGGCGGGCTTCGGCGAGATCGAGTTGCCGGCCTTCGTCAGGCGCGGCTTCGCCTTCGGCTCGCTCGTTGACGGCGGCGGCCGCCCAAAATGTGTTGTTGATTTGGTCGATCGACGATTGCCGGCTGGAGGTTTCCCAGCCTAAAAACTCACGAGCGCAGGCTCGTTCGATGGTTTGGCGGTACAGGGCTTCGACTTCGGGGCATAGTGTGAAAGTTCGGGACACGGTTTCCTCTTTTTAGTGGGCGAGATGAGGCGAATAGGGCTGGGAAAAGCCCTTGCTCTGCCGTTCATGCTTGGCCAAAACCTCTTGGGCGGCCTCGATCAGCGATTTCAGCTCCTCGACTTCGAGGAAGAAGGCGCTGCGCCCCAAATAGAGGGTGGCGTGGCCGCTGGGGCAGATCGAGACCCCATAGTGGGGTTTGTTTTGACATTCCTGGCTCATCGCGCCCTCCTTATTTGAAAGTTAATTTCAATTAAGTGATGGTTTAGGAAACATTAAGAGAATTGTCAAAGAAAAATGGGAAATAGTTAATGAAATATATTTTCAATACGAAGCCGCAGTGTTCACCGCGAATTCACCGAACCGGCTTGAGGTCTTTTCGGAACTCCCGCAAAAAGACTGCAAACCTTAGATGGGGGTGTGTTCCATGAGGAAGAAGCTTTGCGGCCTGCTGGCCGCACTGGGGATTTGCTTCAGCGTTTCGGCTCAGGCTCAGTCCGATTTCCAGCTCTGGACCGAGCTCAAGTATGCCCATCCTTTCGGGAAGTCGCCTTGGACTCTGCACTGGGCCACCGAGAATCGCTGGGGCGACGACG is part of the bacterium genome and encodes:
- the smc gene encoding chromosome segregation protein SMC; this encodes MKIKRLEIQGFKSFPDRTVIDFQQGITSIVGPNGCGKSNIVDAIRWVMGEMSAKHLRGKAMEDVIFAGSQTRPPTNFAEVTMVMGNEDGRAPAAYANYSEIAVTRRLHRSGESEYAINKTPCRLRDIYDVFLGSGVGTKAYSIIEQGKIGQIITSKPEDRRTIIEEAAGISKFKSRKEAALRKIEATKGNLLRLADILAELKRQINSIDRQARKAERYRETEVELRDLDLHLSSHDFLRWNGELEELERGLKALEEGEAALSAEVAQQETQIETARLRLVELERQLMSLQEVLYEKNNSLQLHQAGIDYKGREIDSLGRQNEAATKDIEVVKGRLSELSQAVAAANESQVGIDLEFAAAQENSQNLEAELQAKSAEERDGAFAMERLSHEMMALLQSLSERGSRKEAVQRRKVDLAGRIGKDQAEIDEIDRLIGQQNAKLREIHAQLGEVKQFKLELIQQGDSIASNIAGQREERAQAEAKLHELKDKLALKRSRLHSLEELERNFEGYKDGVRNVMTKRSQLDPDSAIYGTVADIVETDSHYEMAVGAVLGERLQYVVVKSQEAGVEALQYLKTESMGRLSCIPLEVREEGEDAHFPYGEEHGVLGPLQHFVRVKRDYDKVGRYLFGDVVLVQNLNRALDLWSSNGHRKTLVTLDGEVVDPSGIVTGGSREGGAQAILEKKREIKELRHEVGVVEAQVREQVSQVERCGARIQMLEQSLEALKRDSHSEELKIVHQEQDLNHLQTELRRLTERRDKLSLEISAAMQEESDLVREIEELEAEILGIETKKTEAQAKTEETKLRQAELRTALDLLRQQTFEQKSRLALVAEKKSNLERELQRMVEERAAAQQQLDERHASISAANQQVAQLKREIEESRELLAKLVVEIQEREAKAVGLRDEIQGLKDLIASLEASLRQNRTQAEGLRQELHQRVLGLSEGRTKVQLLKQQIFERYHVDLVEKAPEFAERPIERETQAAKVAELRERLEKIGPVNLGAIEEYEELKQRHEFMDKQCTDLTESLDALQRALNKINRTTKKRFQETFDTVNQLFQEVFPKLFKGGKAELLLTDPENILESGVEIVAQPPGKKLQSVSLLSGGEKALTAVSLVFAIFIIKPSPFCLLDEVDAPLDDANIDRFNDMVRSLVDRSQFILITHNKRTMEMADTLYGITMEQPGVSKLVSVQLQ